The DNA sequence TTCTTCCCAGCGGATGACCGGGATGTAGACCGCTAAGAACAGTGCCAGCATGCCGGCCGCGATCCAGGGACTGCGAGCTGCGAGCGCAAATCCGGCGCCGACGAGGATCGATCCCAGGTAGAGCGGATTGCGGGTGTAAGCGTAGGGGCCGGATTGGGTGATCTCCTCCGCCTTGCTGACGTGTCCCGAGGCCCAGGCGCGCAAGGCCAGCCCCACGGCCGCCACCGCGGCGCCGGCGATGATCGAGGCCGCCGTGGGACGAGCCAGCCACAGGTACAGCACGGCGAAAACGAAGCCCACCGGGACGCGGATGCGCCGCGCCCATGTCCCCCAGTCACTCATGCGGCGACTCCAGGCCGAGATACGGCGCCAGCCACGGGGTCGGGCGCGTGTATCGCAGGCCGAGCGAGCGGCAGGCTCCGCGCAGCGCCTCCTCAGGCTTCGGAAACCCGTGGTGGACGAGGATACGCACGTTGGCCGGCTTGCGCGGCGTGCGCACGAGCGAGACGGGAAAGACGTACATGCAGTGCCGCTTGAAGCTGCGGCACCACTCCTCCGGCCACCATGTCAGGTTCTGCACCGCGGACGAGAGATACTCCTGCTCGTTGCGAAAGCGGGCCAGCACGTCGGCGGTCTGGGCGTGGAAGCGGGGCAGCACTTCCTGGTGGCGGCCTGCCTCGAAGCGGAACACCGAAGAATTGCCGACCTTGCGCCCGCCGCGCAGCCAGTCGCGGATAATGCAGAACTCACCCGGATGATCGAAGAAGCAGTCGATCGCATCCATGATGACAATGTCGAGATCGAGGAACAGGGTCGTGCCCTGAAGGCCGGTCTGCTTCTGATCGAGGATGCCGAGCTTGTTCCACCCGCGCTCCGGACCCGGCGGGAAGCTGACCCGAGGCAGCGGGCGAGCTTCCACCGGCGGCGCGACACCGGCGGGGTCGTCGGTGAAGCAGAGGAAGCGATAAGGGCGGAAAAGATGGCGCTGCACCATCTGGTACAGCCGATTCACGGAGGCGGCACCGTACTTCGTGCCCCACTTCATGCAAACGATGTTCACCGTCTGCGCAGGTTGCGAAGGCTTGTGCACGGAAAGATGAACGATTGTCTCATGCAGGAGCGGCCGGGGCGAACCTGCAGCTCACACCGGCCGTCCGCGGCGCCGGGCGATGGCGTCGAGCATGGCGTCGATCGCCGCCTGCGCGTCCACCAGTTCCATCTTCACCGGGACAACGGCCAGAGGCTTCAGCGAAGAGAAATAGCCGCCCAGGTTCACGGCATCTTTTTCCGTGGTGACGAAGCCGCCGGCGTCGCACTTCTGGGCCAGGTGCAGCAGTTCGTGGACGTCGTCCTTGGTGTAGCGGTGATGATCGCGGAAGACGGCCTCCCCCGCGGGCTCGATGCCCGCCTTGGTCAGCTGCAGGAAGAAGTTCTTGGGGCGGGCGATGGCGCAGAACGCCACCGGGCGGGGCGGGACATTCGTGGCCAGGATGCCGCGCCTCGCGCGCCAGAAAGCTCTGGCCGCGGGGAATGCGTGCGGTTCGGCGCCGCTCATGAGCACGACGGCGTCGGCGCGGCGCAGCGCGGTCAGTGCCTCGCGCAGGCGTCCGCGGGGCAGCAGGCGGTCGCGTGCCTCCTCGGGAGTCACCAGCACGACATCGAAGTCGCGGGCGAGTTGCCGGTGTTGAAAGCCGTCGTCGAGGAGGTGAAGCCGGGTCTCAAACAGCTTTTCCGCAGCGGCGCCGGCCTGGTAACGGTCTTCGCCGACCACCACCGGAACCTTGAGCTTGCGCGCGATGAGTAAAGGCTCGTCGCCGAACTCTTCCGGCAATCCCGCGGGGTCCACGACGCGCACGCCTGTGCTCTTGCGACCGTAACCGCGGGAGAGCACGTCGAAGGAGATGCCGCGCGCCTGCAGGAGTTCGCCCAGTGCGATCACGAACGGTGTCTTGCCCGAACCACCGGTCGAGATGTTGCCCACGCTGACCACGGGCCTGGCGAGGCGGCGCGCGGCCAGCAAGTCGCGGTCGTAGAGCTGATTGCGGAACGCGGTCACGAAGCTGTAAACGGAGGAAAGCATCATCCGGCGCGGCTCTCCACGGCCGGTAGAAGCGTCTCCAGCGCTTCCAGGGTGCGGGCGGTGGCGCCGGACTGCGAGCGAAAGACATCGGCCGCGCGCTGTCCCAGCTCGCGGCGGACGACGGAATCATCGAGCAAGCGCAGGAGTTCGGCGCTCAACCACTCCGGCGCGGCCACGCTGACCGCGCCGGCGCGGCTGAAGATGTTCACGATGTCGCGGAAATTCTCGGTGTGCGGTCCGGTCACGATGGGCACGCCGTGCTGCGCCGGCTCGAGAATGTTGTGCCCGCCGCGGGGGACCAGGCTTCCTCCGACGAAAGCCACGGACGCCAGCGTATAGACGGCGGCCAGTTCGCCGATGGTATCCAGCAGGATGACCGCCCCGGCGCAGGATTCCTGGCCGGTCATGCGGGAGCGCCTGATGAAACTCGAGCTGCTGCCCAACAGCAGGCCGGCGACCGATTCGAAGCGCTCCGGGTGCCGCGGCGCCAGGACCAGCGCCGTCCGCGGGTGCGACTTGAGCAAAGGGCGGAAGGCATCGAGCAGTAACGGCTCCTCCCCTTCCACGGTGCTGCCGGCGACGATGACCTGGTCCACGCCGGAACGGGCAAAAGCAGCGCCCAGCATCTCGACCACGGGCTTGGCCGCCGGGGCGGCGATATCGAACTTCAGGTTGCCGGCGACGCGCACGCGCTCCGCCGGCGCGCCGATCTCGACCAGCCGTTGGGCGTCCAGCCCGCTCTGCGCCAGGAAGACTGCGACGCGGCGCAGCACATGCCTCCAAACGAATCGCAACCACCGATACCGCGGAAAAGAGCGATCCGAGATGCGCGCATTCACCACCGCGACGCGCGCGCCTTGGGAATGGGCGGCGTGCAGGAAATTCGGCCAGAACTCGGTCTCCGCCAGCACCACCATCGCCGGACGCAACGCCCGCATGTAACTGCGGACACTGAACCCGAGGTCAAGCGGGAAAAAGAAGACGTTCTCCTCGCCGAATCGTTCGCGAGCCAGCTTCTGGCCGGTGGCGGTGGTGGTGGAGACGAAGAGCCGCCGCCCGGGATGGCGCGCGGCCAACCCCTCGACCAGCTTGCCGATCGCCAGCACCTCGCCGACCGAGACCGCATGCACCCAGATGCATCCCTCCGGCGACCGGCGCAGGATGCGCGGCGGCACGCTGCCCAGGCGCTCGGCCAGTCCGGAGCGGTACTTGCCGGCGGCGAGCATCTTCCACAGCCAGTAGGGAAGGGTCACCAGCAGCGCCAGCAACAGCGCCGCGCTGTAGAGGAAGTGCATCCGCTGGATTCTACGGCATGACAGCACGGGGGCAGCCGCTGGGTGGCGAAAACCGCCCTCCCGCGTCCATAATCGGTACATGCGCCGCGCGCTGATCCTCTCCGTCCTGGCGGGGTTGTCGCTTTCCGCCGCGCTGCTGATCGCCGACGATAAGGTCTTCGTCGCCCCCAAGGCCTACCACGCCAACACCTATCCCGCCCGCGACGAGCATCCCCTGGAGCACGTCAGCATCGCGGCGGATCCGTACGACCTGCCGGACAAGACGGCGGGCGTCTTCCGCGTGCCGTACAAGCAGGCGGGCTTCGTGCCCATCCGGCTGATCGTCTCCAACGACGGCGACTCGACGCTGGTGCTGAGCGACATGAAGGCCGAGTTGATCACTGTGCGGAAGGTCAAGATCCGGCCGGCGGTGCCCGACGACATCTATCGCAGGATCGCGAAGCAGGGGAAGCGTCCCGACGAGCCGCGTACCGTCCCGCTGCCCATCCCCCGCAAGGCGAAGCCCAGCGTGAGCAAAGAAGCGCAGGACGAAGTCGAGGCTTCCGGGTTCCTGGCCCGGGCCGTGGAGCCGCACAGCACCCAGGCGGGCTTCCTGTACTTCGACGTGGAGGGAATCTCCAATCCGTTGGCGGGCGCGTACCTCTATGTCACCGGGTTGCGCGACGCCGGGGGGCAGGAACTGATGTACTTCGAGATCCCGCTGGAAAAGTACCTGAGCTATCGCCCCGGGCATTAAGCGTTTGCCCGGCACTTCTTTCGTCCGGCGCTGTACTTCCGCGCATCTAGATGTGCACTGTTGGAAGATTGCGCGCCCAAGTGCCACCGCATAAGCTTGATTTCAGGCACCAGCAGGAGGCCGTTTCTGGCCACCACGGCCCCCTGATCCGCGGAAGGAGTGCGATCAGTTGATGATCAGAAGATGGTTTCTCGCCCTGGCCTGGACCGGCCTTTTTCTTTCGCTCAGCGCGTGTGGCGTTGGCGGCGGCTCACCCATCGACAAGGGGACGGGGTCCGCGCCTCTGAACGTGAATATCGGCGATGCTTCCGCGGACCGCATCGTCTCGTTCGACCTGACCATCAATTCCGTGACCTTGACCGGCAGCGGCGTCAGCGCCACCCTGCTGTCGACGCCGACCAAGGTGGAATTCAGTCACCTTTCGGGCACGGTCGCGCCGCTCTCGCTGGCATCGGCCTCGAACGCGACCTTTAACAACCTGACCATCACCCTGGCCGACCCGCACGTGACCATCATCAACGACCTCGGCGTTCCGGTGGCGGCCAATGCCAGCCTGACCCAAGCCAGCGTGTCGGTGCCCATCAGCGCCACCTTCAACAACACGGCTTCGACGCTGAACATCGACCTGAATCTCGCGCAGTCGACCACCTTGAATCTGGGAGTCAATCCGCCCACCGCCAGCATCGCCCCGATCCTCACCGCTGCCGTGGTGACGAACGCCGCCTCCAGCCAGACGCCGGAGACGGGCGGGTTCCAGGAGGTGACCGGCGCCATCAGCGGTATTGCCGGCAGTTCGTTCACCATCAGCGTGAAACAGGCCGGGGAGACACTGACCTTCGCCACCGACAGCAACACGACCTTCAGCGGGGTGAGCGGCGTTCCCGCCTTGCAGACCGGTAACGTCGTACAGGTGAACGGCGCCACCATGAACGATGGCACCTTGCTGGCGACCCGCGTGAGCCTTCAGGTCGGAGGCCCCGCCGGGCTGGAGGTGGAAGGGCTGGTCGCCAGCGTGACCGGCAGTCCGGCGACGAGCGTCGATGCAGTCGTGCACGATGTGGCGACCAGCAGCGCATCGCAGCCCGCTATCGCTGACATCGTGACCACCGACATCAGCACCGTACCCGCCAACAAGTTCCTGGTGAACAGCGCGGCCGACCTGACCGGAGTGGCCGTCGCCTTCGACGCCAGCCACGTGGCCGTGGGACAAAGCCTGGAACTCGATGCCGCCACCGCTGCGGCCAACAACATCGTCGCCGACCAGGTGCAGTTGAGGGACGGAACGTGGACCGGCACCATCACTGGCGCCATCATTCCCGTGGGAAACGCGACGAAGTTCACGCTCACGCTCCCCTCCGATTCCGCCCTGGTCAAGCTGACGGCGCCAACCCTGAACCCGGTGACGACCATCACCGTCTTCAAGCAGCCCTCCACCACGATGCTGAACGGGGTCACGATCACGCCCAACCTGGCGGTGCGGGTGCGGGGCCCGCTCTTCTTCGACGGCGCCAACTACACCCTGGTCGCGGTACGCATGACCACACCGTGACCTCCTGAGCCGCAGGGTGCGATATGCGATACTGAATCCATGCCCATGCCCGCGCTGCCTCCGGCCGAGCCCAAGTCCGTGGTTGTGAACCTGACGGCCGGCACGGGCATAGAGATCGAGTGGAAGGACGGCCACCGCAGCAGCTACACCTTCCAGTACCTGCGCGACGCCTGCCCCTGCGCCATGTGCAACGAGGAGCGCGACAAGACGGGGCGCGAGCCCGGGGAGGCGGCAAAACCCGCTGCCGGCGCGCTTCCCATGTTCAAGGCGGCGGCGAAGCCGGTCCACGTGGAGCGCATGGGCAAGTACGCGATCCGTTTCACCTGGAACGACAAACACGAGCACGGGATCTATTCCTGGGACTACTTCCGCCACATCTGTCCCTGCGCGGAATGCCGCGCCCTGCGCGCCGCCAGCCAGGAACCGACCACGAAGGTGCAGTAGGCGCAGTGCAGCATCTCCTGGACCAACTCAATCCGCAGCAGCGCAAGGCGGTGGAAACCGTCGCGGGCCCGCTGCTGATCCTGGCCGGCGCCGGCAGTGGCAAGACCCGGGTCATCACCTACCGCATCGCACACCTGATCGAGAACCTCGGCGTCTCGCCGGATTCCATCCTGGCGGTCACCTTCACCAACAAGGCGGCGGCGGAGATGGCGGAACGGGTGGAGAAGCTGACCAGCGGATCGCTGCTCCGCCAGCCCTGGATCTCGACCTTCCATTCCTTCTGCGTGCGGGTGCTGCGGCGCGACATCGAGGCGCTGAACGAGTTCCGCAAAGATTTCGCCATCTACGACGAGACCGACCAGCAGCAGGTGGTGAAGGCGGCCATGCGGCGGCTGGGCCTCGACGACAAGCAGACCAAGCCGCAGGCGGTGCTGGGGCGCATCTCCTGGGCCAAGAACCACATGCTCGACCCGCAGCAGGTCTTCCACAGCGCCAACGATCCGATCAGCGAGCGGGTGGCGCACGTCTTCGAGATCTATCGGCAGGAATTGCGCAAGGCCAACGCGCTCGACTTCGACGACCTGCTGTTAGAGGCTGTCCGCCTGCTGAAAGAGGCGGCCGAGGTCCGCGAGCGCTACAACCGCCGCTTCGAGTACATCCTGATCGACGAATACCAGGACACCAACCGCCCGCAGTACGAGCTCATGCGCCTGCTGGCCGGCGCGCACCACAACGTCTGCGTGGTGGGCGACGAGGACCAGTCGATCTACTCCTGGCGCGGAGCCGACATCCGCAATATCCTGGAGTTCGAGAAGGACTTTCCGGACGCGAAGATCATCCGCCTGGAGCAGAACTACCGCTCCACCCAGACCATCCTGAGCGCGGCCTCGGCGGTGGTGGCCCACAACGTCCAACGCAAGGGGAAGACCCTGTGGACGTCGCGCGAAGGCGGCGGCAAAGTCGGTTTCTACGAAGCCCCCGACGGCGAGAACGAGGCCTTGTTCGTCGCCGACCACATCTCCAAGTACGTGGCCCGTGCCCATCAGGAAGGCGTGGAGCAGCCGCGCGCTGCCGTACTGTACCGCACTAACTTCCAGTCACGGCTGGTGGAAGAGGCCATGCGCCGCTACGGGGTGAAGTACCACGTGGTGGGCGGCTTCTCCTTCTACGAACGCACCGAGATCAAGGACCTGATCTCGTACCTCAAGTTGATCCAGAACCTGGACGACTCCATCGCGCTGCTGCGGGTGGTCAACACGCCGGTGCGCGGCATCGGCAAGACCACGGTCGAGACGCTGGAGCGGATCGCGCTCGAGACCGGGATGTCGCTATGGGGAGCGATCGGGGAGGCAATCCAGCGGCACCTGCTGCCGGCGCGTGCCCTGGCAGCGTTGAAGGGCTTCCGGCAGGTCATCGAGGACGGGCGGGCGATGCTGGCGGGGACATTCGTGGAGAAACTGGCGGGTGAGCTGCAGGAGTCGTCAGTCGTCAGTCGCCAGTCGTCAGCCGAAGAGTCTATCTCGGAAGACGAGAGCGCGGCGGACTTCTTCAGTAAGCTTGCGGCCGACGACCGACGACCGTCGACCGACGACCAAGCGAGCGACCAGCGACTAGCGACTAGCGACCCAGTGGTCGGTTTCCGCTCCCCCGGCGGCCCCGCCACCTTGCCCGAGGTCCTGAAGTTCCTGATCGACCGCACCGGTTACATCAAGCAGCTTGAAGAAGAGGCGACGCCGGATTCCTTCGCCCGCATCGACAACCTGCGCGAACTGGTGAACGCCGCCATGGATGCGCGCGACCGCGGCGAAACCCTTTCCGATTTCCTCGACCACGCCGCCTTGGTCAGCGAAGCCGACGACTACGACGAGAAAGCGCAGATCACGCTCATGACCCTGCACGCTGCCAAGGGACTGGAGTTCCCGCTGGTGTGCCTGATCGGCCTGGAGGAGGGCCTGTTTCCGCATTCGCGGACGCTGATGGACCCGCCGCAGCTCGAGGAAGAGCGCCGCTTGTGCTACGTCGGGATGACCCGCGCCATGGACACGCTGCTGATCACCCGCGCCCGCTTCCGCCGGCGCTACGGCACCGACTTGCCGGATGCGACCGTGCCCTCGCGCTTCCTGGAGGAGGTCCCGCCGCAGTTGCTCGAGGACCTCACCGAGCCCCGCGGGCGAGGAACCGCGCGGGATGTTGTCGCCCGCGACTACGACCACGCGCACGATCGTTACGACGAGGACTTCGACCAGCGGCCCCGCTACGGCAACGGGCGCAAGCCGAAGACCTCGTACGGCGGCGCCACCTACAATTCCATCGACAACATCGCCGAGTTCTTCGCCTCGCGGGGCAAGAAGTTCACGCGTTCCAAGATCGAGGTGCCCACTTCGACCGGCAAAACCGGATTCCGCCCGGGCATGAAGGTGCGTCACCCGAAGTACGGCGAGGGGACGGTGTACAAGCGCGAAGGCGAGGGTGACGACGCGAAGATTACTGTACAATTCCCACGTTTTGGCCTGAAAAAGCTGGTGGAACGGTTTGCGCAGCTGGAACGCGCGTGACCGGGGAGGGTTCCGATGAAAAAGCTCTGGGCAGTCGCGACATTCATCGCGCTGGTCGCTATCGCCACCGGCCTGGCGCAGTACCGCTGGCCGAACATGACCACGGTGCAGAGAGTGTGGGTGGACAAGCTGGGCAACAACGATGACGCCGAACGCTTCCGCTTCCAGCTCGCCATTGAGCTGGGGCATAACGGCTTCACTGCCTGGGACCAGGCCGACGGCGCCGACGCCATCATCAAGGGCACCTTCTCCTACAAGAACTTCAGCGACAAGTCGGGAGCCGCCGCCAACCTCCGCATCATGAGCCCCGAGAACAAGGAGATCTGGGGCCTGAGCGTCAACGACCCGAAGACCGACCGCAAGGGCGATTCTTCCCTGTGGGTGGCGCAGGAGGTCGCGAAAAAGATGAGAGAGCAGAAGGCCAACGAGATCAAGTGGTTCAAAGGAAAGAAATAGTTTCGAGTTTCTCGTTTCTAGTTTCCAGAAAAGGCTGAGGATAAGAATGGCAAATACCAAGAACCTGAGCAGGGAAGAACGTAAGAAGGCGAAGCGCGCGGCGCGCAAGAAGCAGGCGCCGAAAAAGCCGCGTGAATACGCCCGCGGATCGAAGAAGAGAAAGGTCAAGAAGATGGCTCGCGGCCAGTCGAAGCGGACCTAGAGCACGAGACACGGGAGCTGGGCGCGGGACGCCCATCTCCCGAATACCAGGAGCGCCGTCTGGCTAGCCAACTACTCGCCACCAAATCCATCGACAAGCTGATCGCCGAGTCGGAGGAGCCGGAGCACCGGCTGAAAAAGACGCTGGGCCCGTGGAGCCTCACCGCGCTCGGCATCGGCGCGGTCATCGGCTCCGGCATCTTCACCGTGATCGGCACCGCGATCGCCGGCCAGAAGTTCGAAGTCTCCTCGATCCTCAACGCTCCCCTGCTGGACTACCTGGTCCACCATTCAGCGACCTTCGGCAGGCCGGGAGCCGGTCCGGGGATTGCGCTGTCCTTCGTGCTGGTTGCGGTGGCATGTGCGTTCACAGCTCTGTGTTACGCGGAGCTGGCGTCGATGATCCCCATCGCCGGCAGCGCCTATACCTACACCTACGCCACCATGGGCGAACTGATCGCCTGGATCATCGGCTGGGACCTGATCCTGGAATATGCCGTCAGCAACATGGCCGTGAGCGTCGGCTTCGCCGCCCACCTGGTCGATCTGTTCGATTGGTTCAGCATCCATCCGCCCCTGCGATGGATCTCCCCGGCTTACTTGCCCAGCGGGCTCTCCGATTTCGCCGGGAACGAGCTGTACAAACCGGGCTGGCATTTCGGTTTCAACATTCCGGCGTTCCTGGTGGTCATGATCCTGACCGTGCTGCTGGTGCGCGGTATCCGTGAATCGGCGGAGGCGAACAATGCCATGGTGATGCTGAAGATCGCCGCCATCATGGCCTTTGTCATCGCCGGTTCCTATTACGTCAAGCCGGCGAACTGGCACCCATTCCTGCCCAACGGCTGGGCCGGCGTGCTCACCGGCGGCTCGATCATATTCTTCACCTATATCGGCTTCGATTCGGTCTCGACGGCAGCGGAGGAGGCCAAGAACCCGCAACGCGACTTGCCCATCGGCATCATCGCGACTCTCATCATCTGTACGCTGCTCTATATCGCGGTCGTGGTGATCCTGACCGGCATGGTGCGATGGGAGACATTGATCGACGATGCTGCCCCGGTCGTGAACACCATGCGCAAGCTGAAGATGCATGGCGTGCGGCTGGCGGTCTTGCTGGGCGCGATGATGGGCATGATCTCCTCGCTGCTGGTCTTCCAGCTGGGCCAGGCGCGGGTTTGGTTTGCCATGTCGCGCGACGGCCTGCTGCCGAAGATGTTCGGCTATGTCCATCCCCGGTTTCGCACTCCCAGCATCGCCACCTGGGTGGCGGGATTTCTGGTCGGCATTCCTGCCGGCATGTTCGATATCGGCACGTTCGCCGATCTTTCCAACATCGGCACCCTGTTCGCGTTCGCGCTGGTGGCGGGCGGGGTGCTGATCCTGCGTTACCGCGATCCCCACCGTCCGCGCTCCTTCCGCGCGCCCGGTGGGCCGGTGGCACCGGTGATGACGATCCTCACCTGTCTGCTTCTGATGGCCGGGCTTCCAATCATGAATTGGATCCGGTTCCTTACCTGGCTGATCATCGGGTTGGTCGTGTATTCGCTCTATGGCCGCCGGCACAGCGAGTTCGCCGGCAGGCAGGGGTAGCGATGGCCCCGGCGCAGCCAAGTCCTTTCATCCTGGCGCTGCCCAAGGCGGAATTGCACGTTCACCTCGAAGGTTCGGTCGAGCCCGAGACGCTGGTCGAACTGAGCCGCCGCCACGACCATCCGGAATTCACCCTGCACGATGCCGAACGTCTCTACCGCTACCAGGATTTCGGCGCTTTCCTGGCGGCCTTCAAGACGGTGAGTGAACTGGTGGTGGACCCGGAAGACTACGAGCTCATCACCTACCGCCTGATGGAGCGGCTGCACGCCGAGAACGTGGTGCACGCCGAGGTGTATGTATCGGTCGGGGTCGCGCTCTGGTACAAGCGGGACTTCGCGCCCATCTTCGAGGCGCTGGAGCGCGGGCGCCGCCGCGGCGAGCGCGATTTCGGCGTCTCCGTACTCTGGCTCTTCGATGCGGTCCGGCAGTTCGGGCCCGACCGCGCCCGCCGGGTGGTGGACCAGGCGGCCCGCTACCGCGAGCGCAACGTGGTGGGCATCGGCCTGGGTGGCGACGAGCGCCGCGCGGGGCCGGAATTGTTCCGCGACGTGTATGCCTATGCCGCCGACCACGGCCTCCATCTCACCTGCCACGCCGGCGAGACCGCGGGGCCGGAATCCATCTGGGGAGCGCTCAACCTCAAGGCCGAGCGCCTGGGCCACGCCCTTACCGCCGAACGCGACCGCGAACTCATGGCCGCCCTCGTCGAGCGCCAGGTCCCGCTGGAGATTTGCATCAGCAGCAATCTCCGCACCGCATCCTGCTCGCGCATCGAGGACCACCCGGTTAAGCGCTATTTCGATCTCGGCGCCATGGTCACTCTCAACAGCGACGACCCGGCGATGTTCGGCACTTCGCTCGGCCGTGAATACCAGATCGCGCAGGAGGCCTTCGGCTTCACCGATGAGCAGCTGCGCGAAGTCGCCCGCAACTCCTTCGAGGCGAGTTTCCTCGCGCCGGAGAAGAAGCTGAGCTATCTGGACCGCCTCGACGCCCTGCCGCCGTTCGCCGAGCGGCCGGTGCGGCACTCATGAGGATCCTCCGCCAGTTGCTGGCCTGCCTGCTGCTGTGTACCTGCGCGCTGGCAGCCGAGCCGAACAGCCGCGCCCTGGCCATCACCAACGTCAACATCGTGGACGTCACCGACGGCAGCGTGGAGCGCAACGTCACCATCTACATCCGCGGGAGCCACATCCAGTGGGTGGCCAAGGTCGCTATGCTGGAGCACGGCGAGCACCTGCAGGTGGTCAACGGTGTCGATCGCTACGTGATCCCCGGCCTGTGGAACATGCACATGCACCTCGTCCAGGACGTGCCCGCGGACTACACCGAGAAGGTGCTGATGCCGTTGATGATCGCCAACGGCGTGACCGGCGCTCGCGATATGGGCGGGAATCTCACCCGGCTGAAGGCGCTGCGGGAGCGCATCGCTTCCGGCGAGCTGCTGGGTCCGCGCATCGTGTTGGCCGGTCCTATGCTCGATGGTCCGCAGCCTGCCTATTCCGATTCCCTCGCCATTTCCACTACCGAGGATGCGCGCACCGCGGTGCGCCTGCTCAAAGAACAAGGGGTGGACTTCATCAAGGTCCAAAGCCTTCTGCCGCGCGCTGCCTATTTCGCGGTGGCCGACGAGGCCAAGAAGCAGGCGCTCAATTTCGTCGGTCATGTGCCGGACGCGGTCACCGCGGCCGAAGCTTCGCAGGCCGGGCAGCGGAGCATGGAGCACATGCTGAACATCCTGCGCGGCTGCTCCACCGAGGAGCGGCCGATCATGGCGGCGGCCGCAGAATTCGCGGCCCGCGCGGGGACGGTCACGCCGGCCCAGGCCAGCGCCTTCGGCCAGGCCCAGCGGGAACGCATCCTCAGGACCTACAGTCCGGCGCGCGCCGACGACCTCTTCCAGCGCCTTCTCTCCAATCGCAACTGGCAGACGCCCACCCTGGTGCAGCTCCGTTTCTTCGAGTACGCCGACGTCGGTGAGTGGGACCGCGATGCCCGCATGAGGTTCGTCCCCGCTTTCCTGCGCGACAGATGGAAGCAGCAGCGGGAGGACTTCCTGAAAGAACGCTCGCCGGCCAATCTCGCCGGCTGGAAGGCGTTCTTCCGCAAGACCCGCCAGCAGCTCGCGCCCATGCGCCGGGATTATGTCCACTTCCTGACCGGCACTGACAGCGGCCCCTACGCCTTTCCCGGCTCCGCGCTGCACGACGAGCTGGAGCTGCTGGTGGAGAACGGCCTGTCCCCGCTTTCAGCCCTGCGCGGCGCCACCATCGAAGCCGCCATCGTGATGGGCCGCCAGCGCGACACCGGCGCCATCGCGCAGGGTAGATTCGCCGACATCGTCTTCCTGGACGGCAATCCGCTGGAAGACATCCGCAACGT is a window from the Terriglobales bacterium genome containing:
- the add gene encoding adenosine deaminase, with protein sequence MAPAQPSPFILALPKAELHVHLEGSVEPETLVELSRRHDHPEFTLHDAERLYRYQDFGAFLAAFKTVSELVVDPEDYELITYRLMERLHAENVVHAEVYVSVGVALWYKRDFAPIFEALERGRRRGERDFGVSVLWLFDAVRQFGPDRARRVVDQAARYRERNVVGIGLGGDERRAGPELFRDVYAYAADHGLHLTCHAGETAGPESIWGALNLKAERLGHALTAERDRELMAALVERQVPLEICISSNLRTASCSRIEDHPVKRYFDLGAMVTLNSDDPAMFGTSLGREYQIAQEAFGFTDEQLREVARNSFEASFLAPEKKLSYLDRLDALPPFAERPVRHS
- a CDS encoding amino acid permease, which translates into the protein MGPWSLTALGIGAVIGSGIFTVIGTAIAGQKFEVSSILNAPLLDYLVHHSATFGRPGAGPGIALSFVLVAVACAFTALCYAELASMIPIAGSAYTYTYATMGELIAWIIGWDLILEYAVSNMAVSVGFAAHLVDLFDWFSIHPPLRWISPAYLPSGLSDFAGNELYKPGWHFGFNIPAFLVVMILTVLLVRGIRESAEANNAMVMLKIAAIMAFVIAGSYYVKPANWHPFLPNGWAGVLTGGSIIFFTYIGFDSVSTAAEEAKNPQRDLPIGIIATLIICTLLYIAVVVILTGMVRWETLIDDAAPVVNTMRKLKMHGVRLAVLLGAMMGMISSLLVFQLGQARVWFAMSRDGLLPKMFGYVHPRFRTPSIATWVAGFLVGIPAGMFDIGTFADLSNIGTLFAFALVAGGVLILRYRDPHRPRSFRAPGGPVAPVMTILTCLLLMAGLPIMNWIRFLTWLIIGLVVYSLYGRRHSEFAGRQG
- a CDS encoding amidohydrolase family protein: MRILRQLLACLLLCTCALAAEPNSRALAITNVNIVDVTDGSVERNVTIYIRGSHIQWVAKVAMLEHGEHLQVVNGVDRYVIPGLWNMHMHLVQDVPADYTEKVLMPLMIANGVTGARDMGGNLTRLKALRERIASGELLGPRIVLAGPMLDGPQPAYSDSLAISTTEDARTAVRLLKEQGVDFIKVQSLLPRAAYFAVADEAKKQALNFVGHVPDAVTAAEASQAGQRSMEHMLNILRGCSTEERPIMAAAAEFAARAGTVTPAQASAFGQAQRERILRTYSPARADDLFQRLLSNRNWQTPTLVQLRFFEYADVGEWDRDARMRFVPAFLRDRWKQQREDFLKERSPANLAGWKAFFRKTRQQLAPMRRDYVHFLTGTDSGPYAFPGSALHDELELLVENGLSPLSALRGATIEAAIVMGRQRDTGAIAQGRFADIVFLDGNPLEDIRNVRKVSAVVYNGHFYDRRDLAKITEAAAQAAGAMK